The Verrucomicrobiota bacterium JB022 genome includes a region encoding these proteins:
- a CDS encoding sialate O-acetylesterase: protein MRLPFLTLLTSLLLASLLRADVTLGTPFQDHAVLQHGKPLPIWGRAAPGETIRLRLGDNAPAQTAADATGRWQVELPALPVSTEPQTLVVEGHNRLEVNDILIGEVWLCAGQSNMEFRLRHASEAQPAIDTAQYPLVRQLKIDRNPQAEPQETAPAQWTVCRPETAADFSAVGFYFARDLARRLQVPVGIITSAHGNSLVEAWMSPAALGDTSHLSAETLPHRQPSALYHGMIRPLLPYAMRGVLWYQGESNASRATGYGSSFRTLIGQWRHDFAQPDLFFFWVQLPNLERIYPPGTADGWRELRSQQASALVLPRTGQAVTLDIGDPQDIHPTHKRPVGERLARLALHRAYGHALEDSGPVPVALEAREGSLAVRFSHASGLHLRHDAPEAFELAGEDGQYVPATSVTVTGEGKLAVSATAVPAPVAVRYAWSANPTATLFNEPGLPAAPFQARVR from the coding sequence ATGCGACTCCCTTTTCTTACCCTGCTGACCAGCCTCCTTCTCGCCAGCCTGCTCAGGGCCGATGTCACCCTCGGCACCCCTTTTCAGGATCACGCCGTCCTCCAGCACGGCAAGCCTCTGCCCATCTGGGGGCGAGCCGCGCCCGGCGAAACCATCCGCCTCCGCCTGGGCGACAACGCCCCGGCCCAAACCGCAGCCGATGCCACCGGGCGTTGGCAAGTGGAGCTACCCGCCCTGCCCGTCTCGACCGAGCCGCAGACGCTCGTCGTCGAAGGTCATAACCGCCTGGAAGTAAACGATATCCTCATCGGTGAAGTCTGGCTCTGCGCAGGCCAGTCCAACATGGAGTTTCGCCTCCGCCACGCCAGCGAAGCCCAACCAGCCATCGACACCGCGCAATACCCCCTCGTCCGCCAGCTGAAAATCGACCGCAATCCTCAGGCCGAGCCACAGGAGACGGCCCCCGCCCAGTGGACCGTGTGCAGGCCGGAGACTGCCGCAGACTTCAGCGCGGTGGGCTTCTATTTTGCCCGTGATCTCGCCCGGCGCCTGCAAGTGCCGGTCGGTATCATCACCAGCGCCCACGGCAATTCGCTCGTCGAAGCCTGGATGAGCCCGGCGGCCTTGGGCGACACCTCGCACCTTTCCGCCGAAACCCTGCCCCACCGTCAGCCGTCCGCCCTCTACCACGGGATGATTCGCCCCCTGCTCCCCTATGCCATGCGTGGCGTGCTCTGGTATCAAGGAGAGTCCAACGCCAGCCGGGCAACGGGCTACGGCTCCAGTTTTCGTACGCTCATTGGCCAGTGGCGTCACGACTTCGCCCAGCCCGACCTCTTTTTCTTCTGGGTGCAGCTGCCCAACCTCGAGCGCATCTACCCGCCGGGGACCGCCGATGGCTGGCGTGAACTGCGCAGCCAACAAGCCAGCGCCCTCGTGCTGCCTCGCACCGGCCAAGCCGTCACCCTCGACATCGGCGATCCGCAAGACATCCACCCCACCCACAAACGCCCCGTGGGCGAACGCCTCGCCCGCCTCGCGCTGCACCGTGCTTACGGCCATGCACTGGAAGACAGTGGACCGGTGCCCGTCGCCCTCGAAGCCCGCGAGGGCAGCCTGGCGGTGCGCTTCTCCCATGCCAGCGGGCTGCACCTCCGCCACGATGCCCCCGAAGCCTTTGAGCTGGCTGGCGAAGACGGCCAATATGTGCCCGCCACCAGCGTTACCGTGACCGGCGAAGGAAAGCTGGCAGTGAGCGCGACCGCCGTGCCGGCCCCGGTCGCCGTCCGCTATGCCTGGAGCGCCAACCCCACCGCCACGCTCTTCAACGAGCCCGGGCTTCCGGCAGCCCCCTTTCAGGCTCGCGTCCGCTAG